One Massilia sp. 9096 genomic window carries:
- the aceE gene encoding pyruvate dehydrogenase (acetyl-transferring), homodimeric type, with translation MSAQLDQLTAQAANDPDSIETKEWLDALEAVIEFEGTDRAHYLLERLVDLARRRGTQMPFSSNTAYVNTIPTHLEEHCPGNLEYEERLRSWMRWNAMAMVVKANRFDGDLGGHLSSFASLANMLGIGFNHFWHAPTENHGGDLLYIQGHSSPGVYARAFLEGRLSEDQLLHFRREVDGKGLSSYPHPKLMPNFWQFPTVSMGLGPLMAIYQARFLKYLQARSIAETDNRKVWVFCGDGEMDEPESMGAIGMAGREKLDNLVMVVNCNLQRLDGPVRGNGKIIQELESDFRGAGWNVVKVIWGPGWDNLLAKDKDGILQRVMMETVDGEYQNYKAKDGAYVRKHFFGKHPELLKMVANMTDDDIWRLTRGGHDPHKIYAAFKNAQENKGSPTVLLVKTVKGFGMGKSGEARNTAHQTKKLDDEAIREMRDRFAIPIPDDKLADIPFFKPADDSPEIKYLHERRAALGGYLPSRREHADETLAVPPLSTFKAVTDPTAAGREISTTQAYVRTITALLKDKEIGQRIVPILVDESRTFGMEGLFRQIGIFNQQGQLYEPVDKDQVMYYREDKAGQILQEGINEAGGMCSWIAAATSYSTNNRVMIPFYTFYSMFGMQRVGDLVWLAGDIRARGFLMGGTAGRTTLNGEGLQHEDGHSHIIAATIPTCLPYDPTYGHEVAVIIQDGLRRMVEKQEDVFYYITIMNENYPQPGLKEGQEEGILKGMYLLREGQAGTANRVQLMGSGTILRESEHAAELLLNDWGIAADIWSCPSFTLLARDGQEADHWNLHNPTQEARLPYVTQQLKGTQGPIVATTDYMRMFAEQIRAYIPNGRTYKVLGTDGYGRSDTREALRDFFEVNRYYITVAALKSLAEEGKIPVQAVADAIAKYGITADKPYPPTV, from the coding sequence ATGTCAGCTCAACTCGACCAGTTGACGGCCCAGGCCGCCAATGATCCGGATTCGATCGAGACCAAGGAATGGCTCGACGCCCTCGAAGCCGTGATCGAATTCGAAGGCACCGATCGTGCGCACTACCTGCTGGAGCGCCTGGTCGACCTCGCGCGCCGCCGCGGCACGCAGATGCCGTTCTCCAGCAACACCGCTTACGTGAACACCATCCCGACGCACCTCGAAGAGCACTGCCCGGGCAACCTCGAATACGAAGAGCGCCTGCGCTCGTGGATGCGCTGGAACGCGATGGCGATGGTCGTCAAGGCCAACCGCTTCGACGGCGACCTCGGCGGCCACCTGTCCTCGTTCGCCTCGCTGGCCAACATGCTGGGCATCGGCTTCAACCACTTCTGGCACGCCCCGACCGAAAACCACGGCGGCGACCTGCTGTACATCCAGGGTCACTCCTCGCCGGGCGTCTACGCGCGCGCCTTCCTGGAAGGCCGCCTGTCCGAAGACCAGCTGCTGCACTTCCGCCGCGAAGTCGACGGCAAGGGCCTGTCGTCGTACCCGCACCCGAAACTGATGCCGAATTTCTGGCAGTTCCCGACCGTCTCGATGGGCCTGGGCCCGCTGATGGCGATCTACCAGGCGCGCTTCCTGAAGTACCTGCAGGCGCGCAGCATCGCCGAGACCGACAACCGCAAGGTCTGGGTCTTCTGCGGCGACGGCGAGATGGACGAGCCGGAATCGATGGGCGCGATCGGCATGGCCGGCCGCGAGAAGCTCGACAACCTGGTGATGGTCGTCAACTGCAACCTGCAGCGCCTGGACGGTCCGGTGCGCGGCAACGGCAAGATCATCCAGGAGCTGGAATCGGACTTCCGCGGCGCCGGCTGGAACGTCGTCAAGGTCATCTGGGGCCCGGGTTGGGACAACCTGCTGGCCAAGGACAAGGACGGCATCCTGCAGCGCGTGATGATGGAAACCGTCGACGGCGAATACCAGAACTACAAGGCCAAGGACGGCGCCTACGTGCGCAAGCACTTCTTCGGCAAGCACCCCGAGCTGCTCAAGATGGTCGCCAACATGACCGACGACGACATCTGGCGCCTGACCCGCGGCGGCCACGACCCGCACAAGATCTACGCCGCCTTCAAGAACGCGCAGGAAAACAAGGGTTCGCCGACCGTCCTGCTGGTCAAGACCGTCAAGGGCTTCGGCATGGGCAAGTCGGGCGAGGCGCGCAACACCGCGCACCAGACCAAGAAGCTGGACGACGAAGCCATCCGCGAAATGCGCGACCGCTTCGCGATCCCGATCCCGGACGACAAGCTGGCCGATATCCCGTTCTTCAAGCCGGCCGACGATTCGCCTGAAATCAAGTACCTGCACGAGCGCCGCGCGGCCCTCGGCGGCTATCTGCCGTCGCGCCGCGAACACGCCGACGAGACCCTGGCCGTGCCGCCGCTGTCGACCTTCAAGGCCGTCACCGACCCGACCGCCGCCGGCCGCGAGATCTCGACCACCCAGGCTTACGTGCGCACCATCACCGCGCTGCTCAAGGACAAGGAAATCGGCCAGCGCATCGTGCCGATCCTGGTCGACGAATCGCGTACCTTCGGCATGGAAGGCCTGTTCCGCCAGATCGGTATCTTCAACCAGCAGGGCCAGCTGTACGAACCGGTCGACAAGGACCAGGTGATGTACTACCGCGAAGACAAGGCTGGCCAGATCCTGCAAGAGGGTATCAACGAAGCGGGCGGCATGTGCTCGTGGATCGCCGCGGCGACGTCGTACTCGACGAACAACCGCGTGATGATCCCGTTCTACACCTTCTACTCGATGTTCGGCATGCAGCGCGTCGGCGACCTGGTCTGGCTGGCCGGCGACATCCGTGCGCGCGGCTTCCTGATGGGCGGTACGGCAGGGCGCACCACGCTGAACGGCGAAGGCCTGCAGCACGAGGACGGTCACAGCCACATCATCGCGGCGACCATCCCGACCTGCCTGCCGTACGACCCGACCTACGGCCACGAAGTGGCGGTGATCATCCAGGACGGTCTGCGCCGCATGGTGGAGAAGCAGGAAGATGTGTTCTACTACATCACCATCATGAACGAGAACTACCCGCAGCCGGGCCTGAAGGAAGGCCAGGAAGAGGGCATCCTCAAGGGCATGTACCTGTTGCGCGAAGGCCAGGCCGGCACCGCCAACCGCGTCCAGCTGATGGGTTCGGGCACGATCCTGCGCGAGTCGGAGCACGCCGCCGAGCTGCTGTTGAACGACTGGGGCATCGCCGCCGACATCTGGTCCTGCCCGTCGTTCACGCTGCTGGCGCGCGATGGCCAGGAAGCCGACCACTGGAACCTGCACAACCCGACCCAGGAAGCGCGTCTGCCGTACGTGACGCAGCAACTGAAGGGCACGCAAGGTCCGATCGTCGCGACCACCGACTACATGCGCATGTTCGCCGAGCAGATCCGCGCCTACATCCCGAACGGCCGCACCTACAAAGTGCTGGGCACCGACGGCTACGGCCGTTCGGACACCCGCGAAGCACTGCGCGACTTCTTCGAGGTGAACCGTTACTACATCACGGTCGCCGCACTGAAGTCGCTGGCCGAGGAAGGCAAGATCCCGGTCCAGGCCGTGGCCGACGCGATCGCCAAGTACGGCATCACCGCGGACAAGCCGTATCCCCCGACCGTGTAA
- the folD gene encoding bifunctional methylenetetrahydrofolate dehydrogenase/methenyltetrahydrofolate cyclohydrolase FolD: MPAQLIDGVQLSKQLRADIAARAATLTAQGKQPGLAVIIAGDDPASHVYVRNKVKACGDVGFHSVLEKYEADLPEADLLARIAALNEDPAIHGILVQMPLPKHIDASKVIEAIATSKDVDGYSVLSAGELVANLPGFRPCTPYGCMKLIESTGYDLRGKHAVVIGRSNTVGKPMALLLLQANATVTICHSGTPDLGYHTRQADVVVAAVGRRNTLTGDMVKPGAIVIDVGINRNDEGKLCGDVDFDSVAPVASHITPVPGGVGPMTITMLLMNTLESAERGLAKNQEKPGPGAGMIPQPGLV; the protein is encoded by the coding sequence ATGCCCGCCCAATTGATCGACGGAGTCCAACTTTCCAAACAACTGCGCGCCGATATCGCCGCGCGCGCCGCCACTCTCACCGCCCAGGGCAAGCAGCCCGGCCTGGCCGTGATCATCGCCGGCGACGATCCCGCCAGCCACGTCTACGTGCGCAACAAGGTGAAGGCCTGCGGCGACGTCGGCTTTCATTCGGTGCTCGAGAAATACGAAGCCGACCTGCCGGAAGCGGACCTGCTGGCGCGCATCGCCGCATTGAACGAAGACCCGGCGATCCACGGCATCCTGGTCCAGATGCCGCTGCCGAAACACATCGATGCATCGAAAGTCATCGAAGCGATCGCCACGAGCAAGGACGTCGACGGCTACTCGGTACTGTCGGCCGGCGAACTGGTCGCCAACCTGCCCGGTTTCCGCCCCTGCACGCCGTACGGCTGCATGAAGCTGATCGAATCGACCGGCTACGACCTGCGCGGCAAGCACGCGGTCGTGATCGGCCGTTCGAACACGGTCGGCAAGCCGATGGCGCTGTTGCTCTTGCAAGCCAACGCCACCGTGACCATATGCCATAGCGGGACGCCGGACCTGGGCTATCACACCCGCCAGGCCGACGTCGTCGTCGCCGCGGTCGGCCGCCGCAACACGCTGACCGGCGACATGGTCAAGCCGGGCGCGATCGTGATCGACGTCGGCATCAACCGCAACGACGAAGGCAAGCTGTGCGGCGACGTCGACTTCGACAGCGTGGCCCCGGTGGCCTCGCACATTACGCCGGTGCCGGGTGGCGTCGGTCCGATGACGATTACCATGCTGCTGATGAATACACTCGAGTCCGCGGAGCGCGGGCTTGCCAAGAATCAAGAAAAGCCTGGCCCTGGCGCGGGAATGATCCCGCAGCCGGGCCTTGTTTGA
- a CDS encoding M3 family metallopeptidase, producing the protein MSIDTSNPLLDFSGLPRFDAIRPEHVTPAIEQLIADARQVVQQVEAPAAADAVSWDNFVVPLEEATERLGRAWGVVNHLNHVMDSPELRAVYNENQPKVTEFWTELGQNEALFGKYKQLHASPEFATLSPARKRIVENALRDFRLGGAELPEKQKERFAEIQEEQARLSTRFSENVLDATNDYKLLVEDESELAGLPDDVKGAAKAAAERDGKTGWQFSLHFPSYFPILQFADNRALREQIYRANATKASEMGVVFSEAEKWDNTGNIAQLLKLRDEEAKLLDFRSFADVSLEPKMAETPEHVIEFLEDLARRARPYAEKDLAELRAFAKDELGLAEIQAWDVAYASEKLREKRYAFSAQEVKQYFPEHKVVAGLFGLISKLFGVTIAPDAAPVWHPDVRFFRIEKDGQLIGQFYLDLYARPGKGQGAWMDDARGRRLATGGIVQTPIAYLTCNFTPPAKDADGQLQPSLFTHDEVTTLFHEFGHGLHHMLTEVDELSVSGISGVEWDAVELPSQFMENFCWEWDVLQGMTAHVKTGEPLPRELYEKMLAAKNFQSGVQTLRQVEFSLIDMHLHYDFDPNSQQTVQQLVDDVRSKFAVFIPPSFNRFQHSFGHIFAGGYAAGYYSYKWAEVLSADAYAAFEEAVEAGGGELLDQTGERFHREILSVGGSRPALESFKAFRGREPQIDALLRHNGMAA; encoded by the coding sequence ATGAGCATCGACACCAGCAATCCTCTCCTCGATTTTTCCGGTCTACCCCGTTTCGACGCGATCCGCCCCGAGCACGTGACGCCGGCGATCGAACAGCTGATCGCCGATGCTCGCCAGGTCGTTCAACAGGTCGAGGCCCCGGCCGCCGCCGACGCGGTCAGCTGGGACAACTTCGTGGTGCCGCTCGAGGAAGCGACCGAGCGCCTGGGCCGCGCCTGGGGCGTGGTCAACCACTTGAACCACGTGATGGACTCGCCGGAACTGCGCGCCGTCTACAACGAAAACCAGCCGAAGGTGACCGAGTTCTGGACCGAACTGGGCCAGAACGAAGCACTGTTCGGCAAATACAAGCAGCTGCACGCCAGCCCCGAATTCGCGACCCTGAGCCCGGCGCGCAAGCGTATCGTCGAGAACGCGCTGCGCGACTTCCGCCTGGGCGGCGCCGAGCTGCCGGAAAAGCAGAAGGAGCGCTTCGCCGAGATCCAGGAAGAGCAGGCCAGGCTGTCGACGCGCTTCTCGGAAAACGTGCTGGACGCGACCAACGACTATAAACTGCTGGTCGAGGACGAATCGGAACTGGCCGGCCTGCCGGACGACGTCAAGGGCGCGGCGAAGGCCGCGGCCGAGCGCGACGGCAAGACCGGCTGGCAGTTCAGCCTGCACTTCCCGTCCTACTTCCCGATCCTGCAGTTCGCCGACAACCGCGCGCTGCGCGAACAGATCTACCGCGCCAACGCCACCAAGGCGTCCGAGATGGGTGTGGTGTTCTCCGAGGCGGAAAAGTGGGACAACACCGGCAACATCGCCCAGCTCCTGAAGCTGCGCGACGAGGAAGCCAAGCTGCTCGACTTCCGCAGCTTCGCCGACGTCTCGCTCGAACCGAAGATGGCCGAAACGCCGGAACACGTGATCGAGTTCCTGGAAGACCTCGCGCGCCGCGCCCGCCCGTACGCGGAAAAAGATCTCGCGGAACTGCGCGCCTTTGCCAAGGACGAGCTGGGCCTGGCCGAGATCCAGGCCTGGGACGTCGCCTACGCCTCGGAAAAGCTGCGCGAGAAGCGCTACGCCTTCTCGGCCCAGGAAGTGAAGCAGTATTTCCCCGAGCACAAGGTCGTGGCCGGCCTGTTCGGCCTGATCTCCAAGCTGTTCGGCGTGACGATCGCGCCGGACGCGGCCCCGGTCTGGCATCCGGACGTGCGGTTCTTCCGCATCGAGAAGGACGGCCAGCTCATCGGCCAGTTCTACCTCGACTTGTACGCCCGCCCCGGCAAGGGCCAGGGCGCCTGGATGGACGACGCGCGCGGGCGCCGCCTGGCCACGGGTGGCATCGTGCAGACGCCGATCGCCTACCTGACCTGCAACTTCACGCCGCCGGCCAAGGACGCCGACGGCCAGCTGCAGCCCTCGCTGTTCACGCACGACGAAGTCACCACGCTGTTCCACGAGTTCGGCCACGGCCTGCACCACATGCTGACCGAAGTCGACGAGCTGAGCGTGTCGGGCATCTCGGGCGTCGAATGGGATGCGGTCGAGCTGCCGTCGCAGTTCATGGAAAACTTCTGCTGGGAGTGGGACGTCCTGCAGGGCATGACCGCGCACGTCAAGACCGGCGAGCCGCTGCCGCGCGAACTGTACGAGAAGATGCTGGCGGCGAAAAACTTCCAGTCCGGCGTGCAGACGCTGCGCCAGGTCGAGTTCTCGCTGATCGACATGCACCTGCACTACGACTTCGACCCGAACAGCCAGCAGACCGTGCAGCAGCTGGTCGACGACGTGCGCAGCAAGTTCGCGGTATTCATTCCGCCCTCGTTCAACCGCTTCCAGCACTCGTTCGGCCATATCTTTGCCGGCGGCTATGCGGCGGGGTACTATAGCTACAAGTGGGCGGAAGTGCTGTCGGCGGACGCGTATGCGGCCTTCGAAGAAGCGGTCGAAGCCGGCGGCGGCGAGCTGCTGGACCAGACCGGCGAGCGCTTCCACCGCGAGATCCTGTCGGTGGGCGGCTCGCGTCCGGCGCTCGAATCGTTCAAGGCCTTCCGCGGCCGCGAACCGCAGATCGACGCCCTGCTGCGCCACAACGGCATGGCGGCTTGA
- a CDS encoding glutaredoxin family protein, protein MRREHRHSSQLYARHDRGHGGAWRTAAALIGLALLVAAGAAAAQAQVYKWKDAKGQLHYGDTPPPQGAQTLQVAGKPAPAPAGSAMPYELTRAVLQHPVTLYTTAGCGACDQGRSLLRARGVPFTEKTVSTQDDQQAQRRQTGKDELPLLLVGTRQVVGFQAAGWQEALDSASYPRQSMLPSGYRFDPPEPAAPPAAAGTPGGPVRARIKAPPDAAQAQAAQPRTQGRAKPAGNAPPDFQF, encoded by the coding sequence ATGAGACGTGAGCATCGACACAGTAGCCAGCTGTACGCCAGGCACGACCGTGGCCACGGCGGCGCCTGGCGTACCGCCGCCGCCCTGATCGGCCTGGCGCTGCTGGTGGCCGCCGGCGCGGCCGCCGCGCAAGCCCAGGTCTACAAGTGGAAGGACGCCAAAGGCCAGCTCCACTACGGCGACACCCCGCCACCGCAGGGCGCGCAAACGCTGCAGGTGGCCGGCAAGCCGGCGCCGGCGCCGGCCGGATCGGCGATGCCGTACGAACTGACGCGCGCCGTGCTGCAGCACCCGGTCACGCTGTACACCACGGCCGGGTGCGGCGCCTGCGACCAGGGCCGCAGCCTGCTGCGTGCGCGCGGCGTGCCCTTCACCGAAAAAACCGTCAGCACCCAGGATGACCAGCAGGCCCAGCGGCGCCAGACCGGCAAGGACGAGCTGCCGCTGCTGCTGGTCGGCACGCGCCAGGTGGTCGGCTTCCAGGCCGCCGGCTGGCAGGAAGCGCTCGATTCGGCGTCCTACCCGCGCCAGTCGATGCTGCCGTCCGGCTACCGCTTCGATCCGCCCGAGCCGGCCGCCCCGCCCGCGGCCGCGGGCACGCCGGGCGGTCCGGTGCGCGCCAGGATCAAGGCGCCGCCGGACGCCGCCCAGGCCCAGGCCGCCCAGCCGCGTACGCAAGGACGGGCCAAGCCGGCCGGCAATGCGCCACCCGATTTCCAGTTCTGA
- a CDS encoding DNA polymerase III subunit chi, whose amino-acid sequence MTRIDFHTNIPDKLGYACRLARKAYASRAKLVLLAESPAQAAELNDALWTLSSTDFIPHVMAGDPLAGETPVIVTADENAELPHREMLVNLTRRTPAGFDSFARVFEIISTDEEDAAAGRARYVAYKRQQFELTHFVAGQS is encoded by the coding sequence ATGACCCGGATCGATTTCCATACCAATATCCCCGACAAGCTCGGCTATGCCTGCCGCCTGGCGCGCAAGGCCTATGCGTCGCGCGCCAAGCTGGTGCTGCTGGCCGAGAGCCCGGCCCAGGCTGCCGAGCTCAACGATGCCCTCTGGACCTTGTCGAGCACCGACTTCATTCCGCACGTGATGGCCGGCGACCCGCTGGCCGGGGAGACGCCGGTCATCGTCACCGCGGATGAAAACGCCGAGCTGCCGCACCGCGAGATGCTGGTCAACCTGACGCGCCGCACGCCGGCCGGCTTCGACAGCTTCGCGCGCGTGTTCGAGATCATCTCGACCGACGAGGAAGACGCCGCCGCCGGCCGCGCGCGCTACGTCGCCTACAAGCGCCAGCAATTCGAGCTGACCCACTTCGTGGCGGGGCAATCGTGA
- a CDS encoding branched-chain amino acid ABC transporter substrate-binding protein: protein MQVSIRLIPVALATALAFAAASEASAQQVVKIGQVSPISGPSAHLGKDNENAARMAIDELNAKGFTINGQKVTLQLVSEDDGADPKQGTAVAQKLVDAKVNGVVGHLNSGTTVPASKIYNDAGIVQISPATTAPVYTRQHFPGAFRTVASDTKLGSVLGKYATGTLNAKTIAIIDDRTTYGQGVADEFVKGVRGAPGVRVVGREFTSATATDYTAILTSIKAKKPDLIFFGGMDSVAGPMLKQMKALGITAKVMGGDGMCTDALGRLAGDGLGDDKVVCAEAGGVKGPQEKAMEDFRARYRKKFNMDVQLYAPYVYDSVMVMATAMQNAKSADPAKYLPALKAIKYEGVTGTIQFDQNGDIKDGALTLFTYRGGKRTKLDVVR from the coding sequence ATGCAGGTCAGCATCCGACTCATCCCCGTCGCCCTCGCGACCGCCCTCGCCTTCGCCGCCGCAAGCGAAGCCAGCGCGCAGCAGGTCGTCAAGATCGGCCAGGTGTCGCCGATCTCCGGTCCCAGCGCCCACCTCGGCAAGGATAACGAGAACGCCGCGCGCATGGCGATCGACGAACTCAACGCCAAGGGTTTCACCATCAACGGCCAGAAAGTCACGCTGCAGCTGGTCTCGGAAGACGACGGCGCCGATCCCAAGCAAGGCACGGCGGTCGCACAGAAGCTGGTCGACGCCAAGGTCAACGGCGTGGTCGGCCACCTGAACTCGGGCACCACCGTGCCCGCATCGAAGATCTACAACGACGCCGGCATCGTGCAGATTTCGCCGGCCACCACCGCGCCGGTGTACACGCGCCAGCACTTCCCGGGCGCGTTCCGCACGGTTGCCAGCGACACCAAACTGGGCAGCGTGCTCGGCAAGTACGCCACCGGCACCCTGAACGCCAAGACCATCGCGATCATCGACGACCGCACCACCTACGGCCAGGGCGTCGCCGACGAATTCGTCAAGGGCGTGCGCGGCGCGCCGGGCGTGCGCGTGGTCGGACGCGAATTCACCAGCGCCACCGCGACCGACTACACCGCGATCCTGACCTCGATCAAGGCCAAGAAGCCGGACCTGATCTTCTTCGGCGGCATGGATTCGGTGGCCGGGCCGATGCTCAAGCAGATGAAGGCGCTCGGCATCACCGCCAAGGTCATGGGCGGCGACGGCATGTGCACCGACGCGCTCGGCCGCCTGGCCGGCGACGGCCTCGGCGACGACAAGGTGGTGTGCGCCGAAGCGGGCGGTGTCAAGGGACCGCAGGAAAAGGCGATGGAGGATTTCCGCGCGCGCTACCGCAAGAAGTTCAACATGGACGTGCAGCTGTATGCGCCCTATGTGTACGACTCGGTGATGGTGATGGCGACCGCGATGCAGAACGCCAAATCGGCCGATCCGGCCAAGTATTTACCCGCCTTGAAAGCCATCAAGTACGAGGGTGTGACCGGCACCATCCAGTTCGACCAGAACGGCGACATCAAGGATGGCGCGCTGACGCTGTTTACTTACCGCGGCGGCAAGCGCACCAAGCTGGACGTGGTGCGTTAA